The sequence GCGACTTCGTGCTCATCTGCAGCTCCCGCGGGATGCGATCTCATCGGTGCGTTTCTGCTCGAGGCGGCGTTGCCGGAGTGTCCATGCCGCCAGGTGTCGGTCCCGCAGCAGCTCCAGCACGCGCTTGTCGCGCTGAGCGGCCAACAGGATCCGACGCTGCACGTCGGCCCTCTTGCGGATGGACCGGACCTCCTCCTCGTTGCGGAGGATCATCAATCCCTGTCCTCTCGTGAATTCCGTGAGCCTGCGCTTGTGCCCGAGGACCGCGCTCGTGACGGCCGGCTGTTCGGCCAGGGCCAGTTCCCGGCAGCGCTTCGCCATCCTGGCGTTCTCACGCTCCAGGGCCTGCGCGGCGGACTCGATGGCATGCAGTTTTCGTGCCTCGGCCTCCAGGCGGCGACGGCGGTAACGGAGCACTTTCGACAGCTTGAACCGGAACATCACTCATCACTCCGAAGCCAATGCCATCACGTCAGATAGAGCCCCCTGCCAATCCGTGGCGTTCGCCACGTCCTGGCAGAGGAAGGCGCGCAGGGCGTCCTGTTTCGCGAGAGCCGCATCGACGAGGGGATCGGAACCGGCCACATACGCGCCGATGTTGATCAGGTCCCGGTTCTCCTCCAGAGCCTTGAGCCAGCGCATGACCTTGATGCCCGCCGCCAGGACGGTGTCGTCGACGACCGCGTCGCGCAACCGCGACACGCTGCCCAGCACGTCGATGGCCGGATACTGTCCCTGACGCGCTAGGTCCCGGCTAAGCATGACGTGGCCATCCAGGATCGAGCGCATGGCGTCGCCGACCGGGTCGTTCTCGTCATCGCCCTCGATCAGCACGGTCAAGAACGCGGTGATCGAGTTCTCTTCGGTCCACCCGGCCCTCTCGCAGAGCCTGGGCAGTGCGGCGAACACCGACGGCGTGTAACCTTTCGTGGTGGGCGGCTCGCCGATCGCCAGCCCGATCTCGCGCAGGGCCATGGCGTAGCGGGTGATGGAATCCATCATGAAGAGGACGTTGCTGCCGCGGTCCCGGAAATACTCGGCGATGGTCATGGCCGTCTCGGCGCCCTTGACGCGCAGGACGGCGTTCTCGTCGGAGGTGACGACGATCACCACGCTGCGGGCCAGCCCCTCCGGGCCCAGATCGCGCTCGATGAACTCGCGGACTTCCCGGCCGCGCTCGCCGATCAGGGCCACCACGTTCACGTCGGAAGCCGCGTTGCGTGCCAGCATGCCCAGCAAGACGCTCTTGCCCACGCCGCTGCCCGCGAAGATGCCCATGCGCTGTCCCCGGGCCACGCTGACCAGGGCATCCATGGAGCGCACGCCGGTCACGAAGGGCTCGGTGATGCGCCGGCGCTGCAGGGCCCGGGGCGGCCGCGCGATGACGATACGCTCGTTCACCCGGTCAAGCGGCGGTCCGTCGTCGAGGGGTCGACCCAGACCGTCGAGCACCCGCCCCAGGAGGCATTCGTCCGCAGGCACGGTGAGGCGGTTGGAGACGACCGCCACCTTCTGCCCCGGCGCGATTCCCGTCAGCGTCTGGTAGGGCATCACCAGGGCGCGCCCGGAGCGGAACCCGATCACCTCGCCCATCACGGGCAGCCGCGAACGGCCGATGTCTATGCGGCAGACCGAGCCCACCGACGCGCTGAGACCCCGGACCTCGATGGAGAGTCCGACGATGTTCTCGACCGTCCCGGTGACGCGGACGGTGTCCGTGCGGCGCACCTTGTGGATGGTCTCCGCCCAGGGCAGGCTCAAGCGGGCTCCTCCCGCGTTTCGATCGTGTCCAGAATGCTTTCGCGGACGATCTCTGAGAGCTTCTCGAAGCGGCCGTCGACGGTGAAATCCCATTCCTGGCCGTCGGATGTGATGACGCAGCCGCCGCGCTCGATGCGTTGATCCGACTCGACCGCCACGATGTTGAGCGATGTCAACTCGTCCGGCCGGTGATTGAGGAAATGCGTGTCTTCGGGATGGGCGATGACGGTGAACTTGGTGCCCCGCTTGGCGCGGAAGATGATCGTCTCGATGGCCCTCAGGACCGCTCCCCTGTCCAGCTCGATCGTGCGCCGGGTCACCTGCTCCGCCATGGCGAGGGACAGTTCGACCGCGTTGCGGGCCACCGCGGTCAGCTCTTCGTCGATCTTCCCTTCGAGGCTCTCCGCCAGCTTGGCGAGGAACGCGTCCGCCTGCCCGCGCCAGCGCTCGTTCTCCCGCGCGAGCTCGCGGGAGATCTCGGCCCGGATCTCGGCATCCACCATGTGGTAGAGAGCGTCGCGCTCGTGCGGCTCGAGGCGGTTCAGAAAGCTCGTCATGCCGTCGCGCGGGAAATCCTCCACGAAATCGAGGGTGCGGATGTCCGTCTCCGCGGCCGGGACGAAATCCTTCGCAGCGGCTATGGCGACGGCCTCGTCGAACAGATCATCAGGTGACCATTGACGCACCGCCGCCCCCCCTGCCGAGAACGATCACGCCTTCGTCCATCAGCCGGCGCACGACCGACACGATCTTCTGCTGGGACTCCTCCACCTCCTGGATGGGAACCGGCCCCATGTATTCCATATCCTCCCGGATGCCCGCCGAGGCGCGCTTGGACATGTTCTTGAAGATCTTCTCCTTGATGTTGCTGGGTGTCCCCTTCAGCGCCGTGGCCAGTTCCTTGCCCTTGACCTCCTTGAGGATCTCCTGGATGTAGTGATCGTCGAGATTGATCAGGTCCTCGAAGACGAACATGAGGTTCTTGATCTCCGTGGCGCACTCGTCGTCGATCTCGCGCACGTCGTCGATGATCTCCAGCCAGGATTCCTGATCGATCTCGTTGAGGATGGCCGCCACCTGCTTGCGCCCGCCGAAGGAGCGGGTCTCGCCGGCGATCTCGTCCCGGACGAGGCCGCTGATCGTCTCCTCGACGATCTTCAGGGCCTGGGAATTCGGCTTGCCCAGGGTCGCCATGCGATGGGCGATGGCCCCCTGCAGCGACGCCGGCATCATCTGGATGATGGGACCGCTGCTGCGGGGATCCACGTAGGCCAGCACCATGGCGATGGTCTGGGGGTTCTCGTTCTTCAGGTAGTTCATGACCGTCAGGTTGTCGACGCGCTTGAGGTTGTCGAAGCCTTGCATG comes from bacterium and encodes:
- a CDS encoding flagellar FliJ family protein; this encodes MFRFKLSKVLRYRRRRLEAEARKLHAIESAAQALERENARMAKRCRELALAEQPAVTSAVLGHKRRLTEFTRGQGLMILRNEEEVRSIRKRADVQRRILLAAQRDKRVLELLRDRHLAAWTLRQRRLEQKRTDEIASRGSCR
- a CDS encoding flagellar assembly protein FliH — translated: MRQWSPDDLFDEAVAIAAAKDFVPAAETDIRTLDFVEDFPRDGMTSFLNRLEPHERDALYHMVDAEIRAEISRELARENERWRGQADAFLAKLAESLEGKIDEELTAVARNAVELSLAMAEQVTRRTIELDRGAVLRAIETIIFRAKRGTKFTVIAHPEDTHFLNHRPDELTSLNIVAVESDQRIERGGCVITSDGQEWDFTVDGRFEKLSEIVRESILDTIETREEPA
- a CDS encoding FliI/YscN family ATPase, which produces MGFHRRRPLREALRDRPRKHSGHDRNAGGARLSLPWAETIHKVRRTDTVRVTGTVENIVGLSIEVRGLSASVGSVCRIDIGRSRLPVMGEVIGFRSGRALVMPYQTLTGIAPGQKVAVVSNRLTVPADECLLGRVLDGLGRPLDDGPPLDRVNERIVIARPPRALQRRRITEPFVTGVRSMDALVSVARGQRMGIFAGSGVGKSVLLGMLARNAASDVNVVALIGERGREVREFIERDLGPEGLARSVVIVVTSDENAVLRVKGAETAMTIAEYFRDRGSNVLFMMDSITRYAMALREIGLAIGEPPTTKGYTPSVFAALPRLCERAGWTEENSITAFLTVLIEGDDENDPVGDAMRSILDGHVMLSRDLARQGQYPAIDVLGSVSRLRDAVVDDTVLAAGIKVMRWLKALEENRDLINIGAYVAGSDPLVDAALAKQDALRAFLCQDVANATDWQGALSDVMALASE
- the fliG gene encoding flagellar motor switch protein FliG — encoded protein: MAENATLRKVAILMISLGPKVAGQVIKRLPEDLLEKITAEISEVSLIGTDDKAEALEEFIDLRRRSSGVEFGGENSALEILEEALGKRQADTVLNRATGFSDMQGFDNLKRVDNLTVMNYLKNENPQTIAMVLAYVDPRSSGPIIQMMPASLQGAIAHRMATLGKPNSQALKIVEETISGLVRDEIAGETRSFGGRKQVAAILNEIDQESWLEIIDDVREIDDECATEIKNLMFVFEDLINLDDHYIQEILKEVKGKELATALKGTPSNIKEKIFKNMSKRASAGIREDMEYMGPVPIQEVEESQQKIVSVVRRLMDEGVIVLGRGGGGASMVT